The following coding sequences are from one Eretmochelys imbricata isolate rEreImb1 chromosome 12, rEreImb1.hap1, whole genome shotgun sequence window:
- the C12H16orf87 gene encoding UPF0547 protein C16orf87 homolog isoform X1, whose protein sequence is MSSSRAKKVKMATKSCPECDQQVPVACKSCPCGYIFISRKLLHAKRAEKSPPTAENKSEAKRRRTERVKREKINSAVNKDLENRKRSRSNSHSDHSRRGRGRPKSASAKKCEEEREKQEKEVDMYANLSDEKAFVFSVALAEINRKIINQRLIL, encoded by the exons aTGTCCTCGAGTAGGGCCAAGAAAGTGAAGATGGCCACCAAGTCCTGCCCGGAGTGCGACCAGCAG GTTCCTGTTGCATGCAAATCGTGCCCTTGTGGCTACATATTTATTAGTCGAAAGCTCTTGCATGCCAAACGTGCTGAGAAATCACCACCCACTGCAG AAAACAAGAGTGAGGCCAAAAGGAGACGAACAGAGAGAGTTAAGCGAGAGAAGATAAATTCTGCAGTAAATAAAGACTTAGAAAACAGAAAAAGGTCCAGATCTAACAGCCATTCAGATCATAGCAGACGGGGACGAGGAAGACCTAAGAGTGCCTCAGCCAAAAAATGTGAGGAAGAAAGAG AGAAACAAGAAAAAGAAGTTGACATGTATGCTAACCTTTCAGATGAAAAGGCTTTCGTGTTTTCAGTGGCCTTGgcagaaataaacagaaaaattatCAATCAAAGACTTATTCTCTAA
- the C12H16orf87 gene encoding UPF0547 protein C16orf87 homolog isoform X2 encodes MEPTALYVPVACKSCPCGYIFISRKLLHAKRAEKSPPTAENKSEAKRRRTERVKREKINSAVNKDLENRKRSRSNSHSDHSRRGRGRPKSASAKKCEEEREKQEKEVDMYANLSDEKAFVFSVALAEINRKIINQRLIL; translated from the exons ATGGAACCCACAGCTTTATAT GTTCCTGTTGCATGCAAATCGTGCCCTTGTGGCTACATATTTATTAGTCGAAAGCTCTTGCATGCCAAACGTGCTGAGAAATCACCACCCACTGCAG AAAACAAGAGTGAGGCCAAAAGGAGACGAACAGAGAGAGTTAAGCGAGAGAAGATAAATTCTGCAGTAAATAAAGACTTAGAAAACAGAAAAAGGTCCAGATCTAACAGCCATTCAGATCATAGCAGACGGGGACGAGGAAGACCTAAGAGTGCCTCAGCCAAAAAATGTGAGGAAGAAAGAG AGAAACAAGAAAAAGAAGTTGACATGTATGCTAACCTTTCAGATGAAAAGGCTTTCGTGTTTTCAGTGGCCTTGgcagaaataaacagaaaaattatCAATCAAAGACTTATTCTCTAA